The following DNA comes from Chloroflexota bacterium.
CCGATACATGCTTCACCTCGTCATTGAGTTAGGCGTCATGGCCCCACAGGATTCGGGCGTCCACCTCGGCAAGGCTGGCGCAGCCCGTGAGAATCATGGCCGAGCGCAACTGGTCGGCGTACTGGACCAGCAGCGCCGCGACCGCCTCTCTGCCGCCGCCGACCGCCGCGATGCTCATCGGGCGCCCGACCATCACGGCGTCGGCGCCCAACGCCAGCATCTTGAGCACATCGTACCCCGACCGCACCCCGCCGTCGGCCAGAATCGGAATCTTACCCTTGACCCGCGCCGCGATGGACGGCAGAACGTCGGCGGTGCCCGGCGTGTGATCCAGGATTCGCCCGCCGTGATTGGACACCACAATGGCCGCCGCCCCTGTGTCCAGGGCCATCTCCGCCTCGTCGGGTGTCATGATGCCCTTCAGGATAAACGGCCGCGCAAGCCGCGATGCAATCGCCTTCCAGGCGGCGACGGGCTTGGGCCCCACGTACTGCCCCGCGCGCACCATGCCGATAATCCCCGCCGCGTCTATGTCAACGCCCACAGCCCACGCGCCAGCCTCTTCTGCGCGGCGGAGCAGGCGAACGATGTCCTCCGAGCGGCGCGGCTTGGAGATGAAGCACCCACGCCCCTCGTACCGCCCAATCGTCGCGATGCCGATATCCGCCAGCGCTGGATTTGGCCCATCCCCCGCCATGCCCAGCGAGCCGGCGGCCACCGCGCCCCCTATCATGGCGTCGGCCAGGTCCTCTTCCGGCACCGCGTCGTTCATGTTCAGCGCGGTCCCCGCCACAGGCGCGACGAGGATGGGCATCTCCAGCGCGTGGCCGAATAGCGTCAGGCGCGTGTCCGGCGTGTCCTTGTCGTGCAGCGTGCGCAGGTTGAGGCGGAGTCGCGCCAGGGCCGCCACGTTGTTCATGAACGACGCGCCCGACCCGAGTCCGCCCATGCCCGGCATCTCCCCCCCGCAGGCCTTCCCGTCGCACACCGGGCAGACGCGACACGCGCCTGCAAAACGCTCCTTCGCGGTTTTCTTTACGTCGCCCCAGTTCACGGCACCCCTACCTGTCAAAGTAGATATTCTTGCCCGTTGCCGACAGCGGGATGCCCATGACAAAGTCGGCATCTATGAGGCCCATTTCGCGGGCCACCACGCCGATGCGGTACATGATGCGGTTGTCCACGTTCAGAATCTGCGCCGTCTTCACCGCCGACCCCAGGGCGATGCCCATGTCCAGCAGGCGGTAGGCGCATTGAGGCCCCTTGAACTCGCCCTCAAACGTGTTGATCTTCAAGCACTTCTCAAAGCCGCAAGCGCCGCAGTTCAGGCCCACCGTCGCGGCGTTCTTGATCCCGATGAGGACCACGGCCGCCGAGTGGGCCACGCTCTTGCCGTCGCGGTCAAAGTTCACCTTGCCGGTCCGAATGCCGAACTCCACCATCTTCTCGGCCAGGTCCCGCAGCACATCGCCCTTCAGCGTGCGGACGACGATGTAATCCTTGCCCGCCGCCTTTGGCGCGGTGCGCGCCGCCACCTCCATCAACGCAGTTACGATGTCCATGCTGTCCATGTACGTTGGCCTCCTTCTGTGTATCCTACGATTCGCAACTCGACTCTTGCGACTTCTCCTGCCCGGCCAGTGTCTTGCGGTAGCGCTTCAGTTCGGCGTTTGCCCCCACCGCATACACCGACCCGGGCAGTAGTTCAATGACCTCATTCAACTGATGCACCGCCTCGGCGCATTTGCCGCTCCGCATCAGCGCCAGGCCCAGATTGTAGCGGCACGCCGCCTCGTGCTTCGGAGCCAGCCGCCCCTTCTCCGCGTTCTCCACCAGAGCCGCAAGGGCACGGATGGCCTCCTCAAGCCGCCCCTCCTTGAGAAAGCACGCGCCCGTATTGATGCGGGCCGCCCAGCGGCTGGGGTCGGCCACGCTAAGCCGCTCGCCCAGTCGGTACAGCCCTCGTGCCGTGTCCCATCGCCTCCTGCGGGCCGCCAGGTTGCCCAGGTCCACCAGAATCTGCGCCCGCATCGTCAGCAC
Coding sequences within:
- a CDS encoding alpha-hydroxy-acid oxidizing protein gives rise to the protein MNWGDVKKTAKERFAGACRVCPVCDGKACGGEMPGMGGLGSGASFMNNVAALARLRLNLRTLHDKDTPDTRLTLFGHALEMPILVAPVAGTALNMNDAVPEEDLADAMIGGAVAAGSLGMAGDGPNPALADIGIATIGRYEGRGCFISKPRRSEDIVRLLRRAEEAGAWAVGVDIDAAGIIGMVRAGQYVGPKPVAAWKAIASRLARPFILKGIMTPDEAEMALDTGAAAIVVSNHGGRILDHTPGTADVLPSIAARVKGKIPILADGGVRSGYDVLKMLALGADAVMVGRPMSIAAVGGGREAVAALLVQYADQLRSAMILTGCASLAEVDARILWGHDA
- a CDS encoding tetratricopeptide repeat protein; translated protein: MGPWMVLLMGLLYILAFGALGLVRREPLSLRFAVESLAFTALIYAIYGVSGFLMSPILFLILLYVLTMRAQILVDLGNLAARRRRWDTARGLYRLGERLSVADPSRWAARINTGACFLKEGRLEEAIRALAALVENAEKGRLAPKHEAACRYNLGLALMRSGKCAEAVHQLNEVIELLPGSVYAVGANAELKRYRKTLAGQEKSQESSCES